In Deinococcus proteolyticus MRP, a single genomic region encodes these proteins:
- a CDS encoding PPK2 family polyphosphate kinase codes for MNSKASQQLQVPPGQKVRLADYSTDTFEGSAALDKEQVKQATEQLQQRLSELQEKLYAEGKQSLLIILQARDGGGKDSTVSRVMGAFNPNGVHVANFKAPTDLELQHDFLWRIHQQVPSHGMIAVFNRSHYEDVLVTRVHGLIDDARAQQNLEHIVNFEKLLSDAGTRIVKFYLHLSPEEQKARMEDRLNDPAKHWKFNPSDLKDRALWHEYTAAYEDALATSRSYAPWYIIPADRKWLRDYLISEILVQTLEEMNPQFPTAHFEAAYYLIEDIPSR; via the coding sequence ATGAATTCCAAAGCATCACAGCAGCTGCAGGTTCCCCCCGGACAAAAGGTCCGGCTGGCTGATTACTCTACGGACACCTTTGAGGGCAGCGCGGCACTCGACAAGGAACAGGTGAAGCAAGCAACTGAACAACTTCAGCAGCGGCTGAGCGAGCTGCAGGAGAAGCTTTACGCTGAGGGCAAGCAGTCTCTGTTGATCATCCTCCAGGCCCGCGACGGTGGGGGTAAAGACAGTACGGTGAGCCGGGTCATGGGAGCGTTCAATCCTAACGGCGTACACGTCGCCAATTTCAAGGCGCCGACCGATCTGGAACTGCAGCACGATTTCCTGTGGCGCATTCATCAGCAAGTGCCCAGTCACGGCATGATTGCCGTATTCAACCGCAGCCACTATGAGGATGTGCTGGTCACACGGGTTCATGGCCTGATTGATGACGCCCGGGCGCAGCAGAATCTGGAACATATCGTGAACTTCGAGAAGTTGCTGTCTGATGCCGGTACCCGCATCGTCAAGTTCTACCTGCACCTTAGTCCCGAGGAACAGAAAGCCCGGATGGAGGACCGCCTGAACGACCCGGCCAAACACTGGAAGTTCAACCCCAGCGATCTGAAAGACCGTGCCCTATGGCATGAATACACCGCCGCCTATGAAGACGCTCTGGCGACCAGCCGGAGCTATGCGCCGTGGTACATCATCCCAGCCGACCGCAAATGGCTCCGTGACTATCTGATTAGCGAGATTCTGGTCCAAACTCTTGAAGAGATGAATCCGCAGTTCCCAACCGCTCACTTTGAAGCGGCCTATTACCTGATTGAGGATATTCCCAGCAGGTAA